Proteins from one Pseudomonas grandcourensis genomic window:
- a CDS encoding Mov34/MPN/PAD-1 family protein codes for MRINKQLQDAIRAHAERSYPAEACGLLIKSAGGREYVPCANLAKTDRENFQICERDQAAAEDRGEVLAIIHSHPDKAPTPSMADRVSCELHELPWGIVGWPGGEFEWFNPSGFQAPLLGRDFSHGLLDCWAACRDWYAREAGLQLPNFERHDLWWEDEAGPSLYEDNFKAAGFYQVETARRGDMLVLQIPTPGRNCFHPNHAAIYLGDEPALVSEPAATLGGVGPFIYHHMPGRLASREVYGWSQANRVKLILRHKDYRP; via the coding sequence ATGCGCATCAACAAACAATTGCAGGACGCGATTCGCGCTCACGCGGAACGCTCGTATCCGGCCGAAGCCTGTGGGCTGCTGATCAAATCCGCCGGCGGCCGTGAATATGTGCCGTGTGCCAACTTGGCGAAAACTGACCGGGAAAACTTCCAGATTTGCGAGCGGGACCAGGCCGCCGCAGAAGATCGCGGCGAAGTACTGGCGATTATTCACAGCCACCCGGACAAGGCACCGACACCAAGCATGGCCGATCGAGTCAGTTGCGAACTGCATGAACTGCCGTGGGGCATTGTCGGGTGGCCGGGTGGCGAGTTCGAATGGTTCAACCCATCGGGTTTCCAGGCACCGTTGTTGGGTCGGGACTTCTCGCATGGTTTGCTGGATTGCTGGGCCGCTTGCCGCGACTGGTATGCCCGGGAAGCCGGGCTGCAATTGCCGAACTTTGAGCGACATGACCTGTGGTGGGAGGACGAGGCAGGGCCGAGCCTGTACGAAGACAACTTCAAAGCCGCCGGTTTCTACCAGGTGGAAACGGCGCGGCGCGGCGACATGCTGGTGTTGCAGATCCCGACCCCGGGCCGAAACTGCTTTCATCCCAACCATGCGGCGATCTACTTGGGTGATGAGCCCGCTTTGGTCAGTGAGCCTGCGGCTACCCTGGGCGGCGTCGGCCCATTCATTTACCACCACATGCCCGGGCGTCTCGCCAGTCGTGAAGTCTACGGCTGGTCGCAGGCCAATCGGGTGAAGTTGATTCTTCGGCATAAGGACTACCGCCCGTGA
- a CDS encoding tail assembly protein, with translation MKRTIKLGGVLGKRFGRQYVLDIHGVRDAMSALCNMKPGFEQFLRQAEERGLVFAVFVDDRNIAEAELDLKDSSGGDIRIMPIIQGSKQAGMFQTLLGVALIVGGMFTGGTTSTLGMALLAGGAAVGLGGVVQMLSPTTKSNTGDKNEDGNNPSYGFGGAVTTIAQGNPYPLLYGEREIGGAIESGGIYTQDNI, from the coding sequence GTGAAACGCACCATAAAATTGGGTGGCGTGCTGGGGAAGCGCTTCGGCCGCCAGTACGTGCTGGATATCCACGGCGTGCGCGATGCGATGAGCGCGCTGTGCAACATGAAGCCAGGCTTCGAGCAGTTTCTTCGCCAAGCTGAGGAGCGGGGCCTTGTCTTCGCTGTGTTCGTCGATGATCGAAACATCGCTGAAGCTGAGCTCGACCTGAAGGATTCCAGCGGCGGCGATATCCGCATCATGCCGATCATTCAGGGCAGCAAACAGGCGGGCATGTTTCAAACCCTGCTCGGTGTGGCGCTGATCGTGGGGGGGATGTTCACCGGTGGCACGACCTCAACGTTGGGCATGGCCTTGCTCGCCGGTGGTGCCGCTGTGGGGCTGGGGGGCGTAGTGCAAATGCTGTCGCCCACCACGAAGTCCAACACCGGCGACAAGAACGAGGACGGCAACAACCCCAGCTACGGCTTCGGCGGAGCAGTTACGACCATTGCTCAGGGCAACCCCTACCCGCTGCTTTATGGCGAACGGGAGATCGGCGGGGCGATTGAGTCCGGCGGAATCTACACCCAAGACAACATCTAA